The DNA region CGAAGAACAACCAGATTGGCAAGATGACAAACCAGTAGGCACCAAGAACGAGGAACAGTAGCCAAGGATAAGTTTCTAAACAATCCCAAGGTTAATATGTGTTTATACGGTTTAATGCTTGAACATACCATGGATTTCATACAACAACTTGGACCACAACGAAAGGACGGTGATGGAAACAACGTCTCCAATACTGGCAGCAAATGGGGTAGCCACGTTGTCCGGATTCAACTTAAACCTCTTGGATATAAATATGACTGCTATCAATACAAAATCtgcaaacaaataaaagtttgaagttgCTCAAAGGTGTTAAATTGTGAAGTAGTACTAACCAAGAACAAAACAAGAAAGGGTGGCTGTCAGGGTGGCAGACGCAGCTAATAACATGGCATGTTGATAGTCCCACGTTCCATTGGTAACACCAGATACAGTGATGGCAAACACAGACACGCAGCAAGACGCCACGATCGCCTGGATCTGGACCAGCCCTATGTTACCAAAaatgatctttaaaatttccttCCTGTCCTTCAAGTTTCCCAAATTCGCTTGCGTTGACAACCTCGACGCCAGGCACATGTCCAAGTTGCCCTTCAGCCCCAGCAAAGCCGGGACCAATATGTACAAGGCCTTTATTTCTTTGAACACCTGATAACCCTGCACCGTGTCGAGGACGATTCCTGCGCCAATCGTGCCAATTCCTGCTATCATGAAGGGGATGAAGACCTGCAATGTTACGTTGTACCATTTTTCCTTGTCGTAAGTCTTCTGATAGCTCTCGGTCTCGCTGCTTTGCGACACGATTGACTCAATGGACTTTCCATTTGAAAGAGATTCAACTTTACCAACTCCTAAAtaaggaaataaatttattttaataattgtggtgaacaattataattgtaacatGTTGCTTGGAAAACAATTTCAGTCCGGAAACTTTAGGTCCTTGCAAACATAGAACGTGATAATTTAGTGTGATTATACTCATGTCGTGAggcaattatattaattaaatgttattattaacattgtgCAGTGATTTGGTAAATATTGCTGCtgtcataatatatttaaaaaaatgaatgcgTCATTACTCAAAACAATTCccgacaaataaataaaaaaaattctggaTTCTTGATAAGATTAGATAATATTACCTGAGGTTATGTATGGGGTTCAATGTcagaaaaaatagtttaaacaaacatttgaaaaagCCTCAACGTAGATAAAATTGTGGttgtttatcaattaaattacaaattatgccGTAATCTTCCATTCCGATTCTGTACGGtattaaaaataccaattaTCAATAGTTATCTGCCATTCTCATTGTAAGTggctttttaaaaaaaatattgtctcaatgtcagcaaattgtaagAATTGTTGTTGAAAATCCGCACACTTATGCAACTAATTTTAACCGTAGACGAAAATCCTTGAAATGTTCAAATTATTCCAAAGAAAACGAATCTGccaattaatttgttcatttattttttagactttagaattttttacgTCACCGACACTGTGGCAACCTTCGCTGCGtcggaaaaaaaattatatcggAAATTAATGAGCATTTTTTTCGGCGGCATAATCCCATTTATTGATTCTTAATTAACTACAGGTATCTTAACATAAACATTTggtttgtgtttgttttaaacttgAATTCATTGATTAAGTAACTgtgaatagttttttttttatttctgggTTGTAGGCAGGATCATTGACTTTTCTGTATTTCGGATCAATGAAAATTATCTTTGTTTATGATTCACCCACTAATTATGTTGTTATTAAATCTACGTGTGTGAACCAAGGTCCATCAAAAATCCTccgaatattaaaacaataagatCAGTAAAATTTCCACGGATCTAGAAAGTACCCAGAACAATTGACATAACACAGTAAAATTGCCTAACAATTTTTCGTATTTACCAAATGTTTCGGCAACTTTTACGCACCGTTTCGTTTTCTTTGTACTTATTCGTGTATGACGACCGCATAACTGTCCCGGCACttaccatttttataattattattcttgcACGCATCATCCAAACTGATTATGGTGGAAACTGTGAGTTGATTCATTTGACTTTGGGACTCATCCTTTTCCGAGCCTGGGGCGGCCATTGCTGttcacaaaaaatacatttatcatttatgtGAGTGAACAATTGAAAcgcacgaaaaaaaaaacatgaagtAGAGAAAGTAAGAATGGAATTGTAGAAAGTCGAAGAAGAATTAAAAGGAGGCGAACGACTAAAAAAGGATTTACGTAATGGTTAATAGACGAAAAGTGTCGAAAATGAAAATGTCGAGTGGAGGAagccaattaaaatattgggaTTTATCTGTGATTTCTCGGaactaaatttgatttaatgtaCAACAATGCTTTATAAAAACTGAAGTACTCACGTAGTTTCTATTTGataaatcaattcaaattaattaaaagaagtgATTAATCAATTATGGTGAATCTAGATTCTAGATTAAGTTTTACAATATCAAAGGCATTTAAAGGGTAAG from Aethina tumida isolate Nest 87 chromosome 1, icAetTumi1.1, whole genome shotgun sequence includes:
- the LOC109608318 gene encoding solute carrier family 41 member 1, giving the protein MAAPGSEKDESQSQMNQLTVSTIISLDDACKNNNYKNGVGKVESLSNGKSIESIVSQSSETESYQKTYDKEKWYNVTLQVFIPFMIAGIGTIGAGIVLDTVQGYQVFKEIKALYILVPALLGLKGNLDMCLASRLSTQANLGNLKDRKEILKIIFGNIGLVQIQAIVASCCVSVFAITVSGVTNGTWDYQHAMLLAASATLTATLSCFVLDFVLIAVIFISKRFKLNPDNVATPFAASIGDVVSITVLSLWSKLLYEIHETYPWLLFLVLGAYWFVILPIWLFFVRRNDYTKKILTSGWTPVLTALIISGMGGLVLDQAVDQFTNFVVFQPIINGIGGNLVSVQSSRISTMLHKTSIKGVIPPHTKQWVAPWTALIAGVLPAKSARILILMSIPGQIIFVLAADALSSGGVTVSAYFVTSYLSVSLLQIMLLLYIAHLMIHTMWVHKIDPDNSAIPYLTSLGDLLGSSLLLLAFIFLRAIHQDDDIVT